The sequence below is a genomic window from Leisingera sp. M658.
ATGGTCATGGGGCAGGCCCTCTTTTCGCTGGTGATTGATCAGCTCTACTGTCTCAAAAGTATAGGGTGCAAGCGCAATCGCATAACCGCGGCGCGCCTATCGCGTTAACCATTGCTTAAAGAAGTAGTCCAAATTTGAATTAGATTGTGTCATCTTAACTTCAGGGTAACCAAGCCGGCCCTAAGAGTTAACGCAGCCATCGGTTGCCGCAACCAAAGGGAAGGCCGGGGTTGAAGGGGATGAAGATATGATTTTTGGCAGCCGCAGCGGAACCGAAGTGCCGACAGGTCAAGACAAGGTTGTTTCCATGAACCGCTTCCGCAAGGGCGGCTCGCAATCGCCGCTGCGCCAAGCGGAAGCCTATTGGACCGCGCTGCGCCGCGGCGATGATGTGCCCAGCCGCTCGCAGATTGATCCGCGCGGGCTGGAGAACATCCTGAGCAATACCTTCATTCTGGAACGGATCGCGCCTGGCATTGCCCGCTTCCGCCTTGCCGGAACGCTGGTGAACGAAATGGCAGGTATGGAAGTGCGCGGCATGCCGGTGACGGCGTTCTTTACCACCGAGGCCCGCAAACAGCTAAGCTCGGCCATGGAGCATATGTTCGAAACCCCCGCCATTATTGAGCTGGAGCTGCAAATCGAGGCGCCGCGCCAGCGCACACCGCGTGACGCCCGCATGCTGCTGCTGCCATTGCGCAGCGACCTGGGCGATATCAGCCGGGTTCTGGGGGTTCTGGTCGCGGATGAAGGGGCGGCCGCCACCTCGCAGCGTTTCTCGATCTCGTCGATCGAAATGCGTGCGGTCGGCAAAGCCCCTGGTGCTGCCGGGTTCAAAGCCAAACCGCGGGATTCAGCCGCAGACGAGGGCCGGGACGCAAACCAGCCTAATCCGGGTTTTGCAGAAACCCAGGCGCGGTTCAAACCTGAACGTTCAATTATGGACGAGGCCAAGGCGCTGCTGGAACGCAGCCGCGCAGGTAAACTTGGGGAACCGGCAGATACAACCGCGAAGGCGGCGGACCCGAACGAAGGTAAGCGCAAGCGGGCTTCGCATCTGCGTTTGATTGTGAGCCGCGACTGACATGCAGGCGCCGGAATACGGCCCCGCCGCTTAAGTATTTTCAATTCAAGTCCAAGGTCATAGCACTTGAAGCGACTGCGCCCCGAGGGAGAACCCTGGGGCGCCTTTTTTGCATGTGCAATGTTTCAAAAGGCCACGCGCCGTAACAGCGCACGGCCTGTCCAGGCCTCAGCCAGCCTGGCGGGTGCTTTGAGAGGCCCGCAGGGCAGACAGTTCCTCGGCCACCAGGAAGGCCAGTTCCAGCGACTGGCTGGCGTTGAGGCGCGGATCGCAGGCGGTGTGGTAGCGGTCGCTCAGATCCTCATCCGTCACCGCGCGGACGCCGCCGGTGCATTCGGTCACGTCCTGGCCGGTCATTTCGAAATGCACGCCGCCCGGAATAGTGCCTTCGGCCTTGTGAACACCGAAGAAGTCGCGCACTTCGCGCAGAACACTGTCGAAGGGACGGGTTTTGTAACCGGTGGAGGATTTGATGGTGTTGCCATGCATCGGGTCGCAGACCCAGGTGACATTGGCGCCCTCTTCCTTGACCGCCTTGACCAAGCGCGGCAGATGTTCACCGGCCTTGCCTGCGCCGAAGCGGGCGATCAGGGTCAGCTTGCCCTCTTCGTTCTCCGGGTTCAGGCGCGAAATCAGCACCTTCAGGTCTTCGGCGGTGGTGGTCGGGCCGCATTTCAGGCCGATCGGGTTCAGCACGCCGCGGCAGAACTCGACATGGGCGCCGTCTGGCTGGCGGGTGCGGTCGCCGATCCAGATCATGTGGCCGGAACCGGCCAGCCATTTGCCGGAGGTTGAATCAAGCCGGGTCAGCGCTTCCTCATATTCCAGCAGCAGCCCTTCGTGGCTGGTGTAGAAATCCACGGTCGAGAATTCGTGGGTGGTGTCGGCGGTTATGCCGGCGGCAGCCATGAAATCAATGGTGTCCTGAATACGGTTTGCGATCTCGCTGTATTTCTGGACTTCCTGCTCATCGGTAAAGCCCAGGGTCCAGGAATGCACCCGGCTCATATCGGCAAACCCGCCGGTAGAGAAAGCGCGCAGCAGGTTCAGCGTTGCAGCGGCCTGGGTATAGGCCTGCAGCATCTTCTGCGGGTTGGGAATGCGCGCGGCAGAGGTAAAGTCCAGCTCGTTGATGATGTCGCCGCGGTAGCTGGGCAGCTCAACGCCATCAATGATTTCGGTCGGCGCGCTGCGCGGCTTGGCAAACTGGCCGGCCATACGGCCCACTTTCACCACCGGCACCTTGGCGCCATAGGTCAGCACCATCGCCATCTGCAGCATCACCATAAAGGTGTCGCGGATCGCATCAGCGCTGAACTGGTCAAAGCTTTCGGCGCAATCGCCGCCCTGCAGCAGAAAGGCTTCGCCGCGCCCTGCAGCACCAATATGCTGTTTAAGGCGGCGCGCTTCGCCGGCAAAGACCAGCGGGGGGAATTTGGAAAGCTGAGCCTCGACAGCATTCAGCGCTGCCGCATCGGTATAGTCCGGCATTTGAACCCGCGGCTTGTTGCGCCAGTCCGTTTTTTGCCATTCGCTCATGACTTTATCTCCGCATCAGAGGTCTTTGGATTGTGTTGGGGGCTCTATACAAAATCCGCACCGGGGTGGCCAGTTTAGAATTGCGCCCACTTGACCCCGGGTCCAAGCTGTGAGCACGGTTTCCCGACCTGCCGCGGAGCGTGCTGCCGCGGCCCGAATTGTTTCTTGAAGGACGCTCGCCATGCAGACGCCACGCAAGCCTGCTGATTCTGGAGTTGACGCCGGCCAGCCAAAGCGGTTCGTTTTTGTGCTTCTCGATAAGTTCACGATGCTTTCCTATGCATCGGCTGTCGAATGCCTGCGGATTGCCAACCGGATGCATGGGAAGGACACCTATGCCTGGACGCTGATCGGTGAGGGCGGTGAAACGGTGACCTGTTCGGCCGGCACCACGTTCAATCTGGACGGCGATCTGAGCGACCTGCACCGCGATGATGTGGTCATGCTGTGCTCTGGTATTGATGTGCAGGACTCCACCACCAAAAAGCTCTTGGCCTGGCTGCGCCGCGAAGCCCGCAAGGGGCTGACCATCGGCGGTCTTTGCACCGCTTCTTACACATTGGCCAAGGCCGGTCTGCTGGACGGTAAGCGGGCAACCATCCACTGGGAAAACGCCGACAGCTTTGCCGAGGAGTTCGACGAGGTTGACCTGACCAAATCGGTCTTTGTGATTGATGGCAACCGGCTGTCCACTGCAGGCGGCACCTCGTCCATCGATCTGATGCTCAAGCTGATTGCCAATGACCATGGCGAGGAGCTGGCCAATGCGGTGGCGGACCAGCTGATCTATTCGTCCATCCGGACCGACCAGGATACCCAGCGGCTGTCGATCCCGACCCGCATCGGGGTGCGCCATCCGAAGCTGTCAATGGTGATCCAGATGATGGAAGCCAATATCGAAGAGCCGATCAGCCCGTCGGTTCTGGCGCAGGACGTCGGCATGTCCACCCGCCAGCTGGAGCGTCTGTTCCGCCGCTACCTGAACCGCTCGCCCAAGCGCTACTACATGGAAATCCGGCTGCAAAAGGCGCGCAACCTGCTGATGCAGACGGATATGAGCGTGATCAACGTGGCACTGGCCTGCGGCTTTGCCTCACCGTCGCATTTCTCCAAGTGCTACCGGGCGCATTACGACACCACCCCTTACCGCGAACGCGGCAGCAAGGCGGCAACGTACAAGGTGTGACCAACGCTGCCAGCCCGCTGGTCAGCGCGATAGCCTGTACACCGCGCCCTCGCTTTCCGAAGCAAACCAGATACTGCCGTCGGGCGCCTCCTGCAGGTCACGGATGCGCCCGGTTTCGCCGCTGCGCAGCTGCTCCGCTTCTATAAGGGGCGTTCCCGAAAGGCGGGAAATGTAGTCGAATTTCAGCGAGCCTACAAAGATATCTCCGCGCCACTGCGGCCACATCCGGCCGGAGTAAATCATCAAACCGGACGGTGCGATGGACGGATCCCAGTACCATTCCGGCTGCTCCATTCCTGGTTTCGCGGTGCCTTCGCCGATTTTGCCCCCCGAATAATGGCGCCCGTAAGAAATCACCGGCCAGCCGTAGTTGGCGCCCTTGCGGACCCGGTTCACCTCATCGCCGCCTTTGGCGCCGTGTTCCGCAACCCACAGGTTGCCCTGCAGATCCAGCGCCATGCCCTGCGGATTGCGGTGTCCGTAGGACCAGATTTCCGGCTGTGCACCTTGCGTGCCAGTGAACGGATTGCCGGCAGGAACCGAGCCGTCACGGTTGATCCGCACCACCGATCCCTGATGCAGCCGCAGATTTTGGGCACTGGGCCGGTCGCCGCGCTCGCCCAGCGAAGTGAACAGGCTGCCATCCCTCGCTTCCACCACGCGGGCGCCGAAATGCCGCCCGCCCAATGCACCCGGTGCAGCTTCGAACAGCACCCGGACGTCTGTCAGGCGGGTGTTGTCCGGGCTAAGCCGCCCAACAGCCAGCGCGGTGCCTGCACCGCGGCCCTGACGCCTGGCAAAGGTCAAGAAAACCTCGCGGCTTTGGGTGAAATCCCTTGGCACCATCACATCCAGCAGGCCGCCCTGCCCTTCGGCGGCCACGGGAGGCACCCCTTTGACATGTTGTTTGCGCCCCGCGCGGACATGAAGCAACTGCCCATCGCGTTCAGTTACCAGCAGGCTGCCGTCCGGCAGAAAATCAATTGCCCAAGGCACATCAAAGCCATCGGCCATCATCGTTACACTAAGATCTCCCTGACTGGACGGAAGCTTTTCTGCATAAGAAGCCGTGAAAACCGTCATCAGCGCGGCGGCTACCGTCAAAAGGCGTGAGTACTCCAGCATTGAGGTCTTTTCCTTCTGTTGATTCCCTTGTAAATCCACGCCCGCGCTGCATCCGGGGATCATATGGAGGTGCAGCATAAACCAAGCGGCCTGGGGAAAACTGTTCCGGTTCAATAGGACTTTTCTTTTGGAACCGGCTTGCCTAGGGTCCGATGTGAACATTTTTGTTCCAACAATGGGAGTTTTCAAATGAAGAAACTGCTGATGGCCACTGCGGCCGCTGCGCTGACGGCTGGCACCGCATATGCCGGCGGCCACGCCAAGGAAGTGAAGCTCGGCATCTTGTTCGGATTCACCGGCCCGATTGAATCGCTGACGCCGGCAATGGCCAGCGGCGCGGAACTGGCGATGGAAGAAGTCACCAAATCCGGCAAACTGCTGGACAGCGCGACCGTCAGCTCTGTTCGTGCTGACAACGGCTGTGTCGACAACGGCCTGGCTGTGGCCAACGCCGAGAAAATCATCTCAGAAGGCGTGAACGGCATTGTCGGCGGCGATTGCTCGGGCGTGACCGGTGCAGTTCTGCAAAACGTGGCCATCCCCAACGGCATGGTGATGATTTCCCCGTCCGCCAGCTCGCCCGGGCTGAGCACAATGGAAGACAACGGCCTGTTCTTCCGCACCACGCCTTCGGACGCGCGCCAGGGTGAGATCATGGCAGACGTGCTGAAAGAGCGCGGCGTCTCGTCGATCGCACTGACCTACACCAACAACGACTACGGCAAAGGTCTTGCGGATTCGATCCAATCCGCCTTCGAAGCCTCCGGCGGCGAAGTCACCATCGTTGCGGCCCACGAAGACGGCAAAGGCGATTATTCGGCTGAAGTCGGCGCGCTGGCCTCGGCTGGCGGCGACGTTCTGGTTGTTGCCGGTTACCTGGACCAAGGCGGTCTGGGCATCATCCAAGGCTCGCTGGACAGCGGCGCGTTTGACATGTTCGGCCTGCCCGACGGCATGATCGGCGATTCCCTGCCGCAAAATGTCGGCCCGGATCTCGATGGGTCTTTCGGCCAGATCGCAGGCTCGGACAGCGAAGGCTCCAAGGTTTTTGCTGAAATGGCCAAGGAAGCAGGCTTTGACGGCACGTCGGCTTATGCGCCGGAATCCTATGATGCTGCTGCGCTGTTCCTGCTGGCAATGCAGGCTGCCAATTCGACCAAACCGGCGGACTACATGGGCAAGATCCTTGATGTTGCCAATGGACCGGGCGAGCCGATCAACCCCGGCGAGCTGGGTAAGGCACTGGAAATCCTCGCCGCTGGCGGTGAGATCGATTATCAGGGCGCAACCGGCGTTGAGCTGATCGGCCCGGGTGAAAGCGCGGGTTCTTACCGCGAAGTCGAAGTCAAAGGCGGCAAAATCGAAACCGTCAAGTTCCGCTGATACGACCCTGAAAAGACACAGAAAATGATCAGCCCGGGTTCCGCCCGGGCTGTTCCAAATTTAAAACGCCGCAAAATCGCGGCAGGGGATGAAATGTCATGATCGTCGTCGAGGACTTGCATAAGCACTTCGGCGGGTTCCATGCGGTTGACGGCGCTTCGCTGGAAATCGCTAAGGGGTCCATAACCGGTTTGATCGGCCCGAACGGGGCCGGCAAGACCACTTTGTTCAATGTAATCGCGGGTGTTTTGCCGCCGACCTTTGGCCGTGTCACCATGGACGGTGAGGATATCACCGGCCTGCCCCCGCATGAGCTGTTCCACAAGGGCCTCTTGCGCACCTTCCAGATCGCGCATGAGTTCTCATCCATGACGTGCCGGGAAAACCTGATGATGGTGCCTGGCGCGCAATCAGGCGAAACCCTGTGGAACACATGGTTCGGCCGCAAGCGGATCGCCGACGAGGAACGCGCTCTGCGGGCCAAGGCGGATGAGGTGCTGGAATTCCTCACCATCAGCCATATCGCAGATCTGAAGGCAGGACAGGTATCCGGCGGCCAGAAGAAGCTGCTGGAGCTGGGCCGCACCATGATGGTGGATGCCAAAATCGTCTTTCTGGATGAGGTCGGCGCCGGCGTGAACCGGACCCTGCTGTATACCATTGCTGATGCGATCAAGCGTCTGAACGAGGAGCGCGGCTATACTTTTGTCGTCATTGAGCACGACATGGAATTCATCGGCCGCCTGTGCGATCCGGTGATCTGCATGGCTGAGGGGAAGAAACTGGCCGAAGGTACCTTGGACGAGATCAAAGCGAATGAGCAGGTGATCGAGGCCTATCTGGGCACTGGCCTGAAGAACAAAGACAAGCTGGAAAACACGTGATGGATTGCTTTGCTGCTTATTGGGGCTCTGCCCCCGCCGCTGCGCGGCTCCCCCGGAGTATTTTCAGAAAGATGAAAGGGGCAGCGAATGTCTGAACCATTTCTAATTGGTGATTGCATGACAGGCGGATACGGCAAGGGGCCGGATATCCTGCATGATTGCACCATCGCCGTGAACCCCGGCGAGATCGCCGTCATTGTTGGCCCGAACGGGGCCGGTAAATCCACCGCGATGAAGGCAGTGTTCGGGATGCTGAACGTGCATTCAGGGACTGTGCGGCTGGGCGGCGAGGATATCACCGCGCTGTCGCCGCAGGACCGGGTGGTCAAGGGCATGGGGTTTGTGCCCCAGACCAGCAACATCTTCACCTCGATGACGGTGGAGGAGAACCTGGAAATGGGTGCCTTTATCCGAACTGATGATTTTTCCGGGACCATTGAGCAAATCTATAGCCTGTTCCCGATCCTGCGCGACAAGCGTAGCCAGCCGGCGGGTGAGCTGTCCGGCGGCCAGCGCCAGCAGGTGGCAGTGGGCCGTGCGCTGATGACCAAACCCAAGGTCTTGATGCTGGACGAACCCACAGCGGGCGTGTCCCCCATCGTGATGGATGAGCTGTTCGACCGGATCATCGAGGTTGCCCGCACCGGGCTGCCGGTCCTGATGGTGGAGCAGAACGCCAAGCAAGCGCTTGAGATCGCGGACAAAGGTTATGTTCTGGTGCAGGGGCGCAATGCCTATTCCGGCACCGGCAAGGAGCTGCTGGCCGATCCCGAAGTGCGCAAGTCGTTCTTGGGGGGGTGAGGTATGAAGATCGCTATACCAATATACCTCGCGCTGTCTTCTGGTGTTTCAGCCGAGCCCTGTTTGCTTAAAGAAGTTTGTACAGCCGAAACTGTATGTGCAAACGAGAGCCTCAGCTTGGAATTTTCGGGACAACCGCCGAACAAAGTTGAAACAAATTTTGGAATTTTTGAAGTCGAGCACGTTTCCGAAGCTGGCCAAGTAATGGACAAGATCGACGTGTCTGGAGCCGAATGGACAATCAAGTCCCCGCAGAAAATGCTTACGGCGCGTACTGAAGACGAACACGCCAGCCAATCCCTGTTTTTAACAACAAACGATGAAAACAGATTTTCGGCAACACTGTGGACCCAGCCCCGGAAATACATCGACTACGTGAATGCAAGACGCGTATTCACCGGACCCTGCGAAAAGGTGTTCTAATGGACCTTCTCAACGCCCTCGTGGCGCTTACCAACTTTGTTTTTGTCCCCGGGCTCGCCTATGGCAGCCAGCTGGCGCTTGGCGCGCTAGGTGTAACGCTGATCTACGGGATCCTGCGGTTCTCGAACTTTGCCCATGGCGACACCATGGCGTTCGGTGCGATGGTGACGATCCTGATCACCTGGCTGTTTCAATCGATGGGGATCAGCTTTGGAGTGCTGCCAACCGCGCTGCTGGCCCTGCCTTTTGGCATCCTGGGGACCATTGGCCTCGCGCTTCTGACCGACCGGACCGTTTACCGGTTCTACCGCGAGCAGAAGGCAAAACCGGTGATCTTTGTCATGGTCTCGCTTGGTGTAATGTTCATGATGAACGGTATCGTTCGCTTCATCATCGGCCCTGGCGACCAGCGGTTTGCCGACGGCGAGCGTTTCATTATCAAGGCGCGCGCCTTCAAGCAGATGACCGGCCTGAACGAAGGCCTGGCGATCAAGACCACCCAAGGCATCACCGTGATCACCGCGATCATCGTTGTGGCGGCGCTGTTTTGGTTCCTGAACAAGACCCGCACCGGAAAATCCATGCGCGCCTATTCGGATAACGAGGATCTGGCGCTGCTGTCAGGTATCAACCCGGAGCGCGTGGTGATGTACACCTGGATGATCGTGGCGGCGCTGGCGACCATAGCAGGTGTGCTTTACGGTCTCGACAAGTCGTTCAAGCCCTTCACCTATTTCCAGCTGCTGCTGCCGATCTTTGCCTCGGCCATTGTTGGCGGCCTCGGCAGCCCGCTGGGCGCCATTGCGGGCGGGTTCATCATTGCCTTTTCCGAGGTGACGATCACCTATGCATGGAAAAAGGCTCTGACCTACGGGCTGCCGGACAGCCTGGCGCCTGACGGGCTGGTTCAGCTCCTCAGCACCGATTACAAATTCGCGGTCTCCTTTGCGATCCTGATTGTTGTCCTCCTGTTCAAGCCCACCGGCCTTTTCAAAGGGAAAGCGGTATGACCGACACTATGAAACATACCCTTCTTTTCGTCTTTGTCGGCGTGATGATCCTGGCTGAAGGCATGACCGACTTCCTGTTCTTCTCCGGCTCCTGGAACTCGGCGCTGGTGATCCTGAACATGGGGCTGATTTCAGCCATTATGGCGATCGGCGTGAACATCCAATGGGGCTTTGCAGGGCTGTTCAACGTCGGCATCATGGGTTTCACCGCGCTTGGCGGGCTGGCTGTGGTGCTGACCTCAACCCCAGTGATCCCTGCGGCCTGGTCCTCGGGCGGGGTCAGCATTTTGATGGCGCTGGTCATGGGCGCCATGACCGTGGTTGCCGGTGTGATGATCAGCAAATTCATGGCCCCCGGCAAACTGCGTGCGTTGGTGCTGGCTGGTATGATGATCGCGGGTTTCTTTGTCTACCGTGCGATCTTTGATCCGGCGGTTGGTGCGGTTGAGGCGATCAACCCGGCACTGCAAGGCAACATTGGCGGCTTGGGCCTGCCGGTGCTGCTGGCCTGGCCTGCGGGCGGACTGCTGGCTGCGGGTGCTGCCTGGCTCATTGGCAAGACCGCATTGGGCCTGCGTTCGGACTATCTGGCGATTGCCACGCTGGGCATCGCCGAGATCATCCTTGCCGTACTGAAGAACGAGGACTGGCTGTCGCGTGGCGTAAAAAACGTCGTCGGCCTGCCCCGTCCGCTGCCTTATGAAGTGGATCTGCAGAACGATCCGGGCTTTGTCGAGAGTGCCGCAGGGTTTGGTCTCGACCCAGTTCTGGCCTCGACCATCTACGTCAAGGCAGGCTATGCGCTGATGTTCACCGCGGTGCTGCTGGCGCTGCTGTGGATGGCGCAGATGGCGTTGAAAAGCCCCTGGGGCCGGATGATGCGCGCAATCCGCGACAACGAGACCGCGGCCGAGGCAATGGGCAAGAATGTGACCCGCCGCCATCTGCAGATCTTTGTGCTGGGCTCCGCGATCTGCGGCATTGCCGGTGCGATGATGACCACACTGGACAGCCAGCTGACACCGGGCACCTACAACCCGCTGCGTTTCACCTTCCTGATCTGGGTAATGGTGATTGTCGGCGGTTCCGGCAACAACTTTGGCGCGGTGCTGGGCGGCATGCTGATCTGGTTCTTCTGGATCAAAGTGGAGCCGATGGGCATTCTGCTGATGGAAGCTGTCACCTCCGGCATGGCCGAAGGCAGCGCTCTTAAGGCGCATCTGGTAGAGAGCGCCTCGCACATGCGGCTGTTCACGATGGGCTTGATACTGCTGCTTGTTCTCAGATTCAGCCCGCGCGGGCTGATTCCTGAAAAATAAAACAAGCGCCGCCCTGGAGGTCCGGGCGGCGCTTTTGGCTTCTTTCTGGTGGTAAATACCCCCGCCGGAGGCATGGGTTCGGCGTCAGCCGAACCCATTCTTACTCTCAGCGCCCTTTGAACAGGCTGCCGAGAATGCCGCGGACAATCCGGCGCCCGGTTGTGCCCTTCAGCTCCTTGATCACCGCTTCAGACATTGCCGAGGTGAAGCTGTCTTTCTTGCGGAAAACCTTTGCAGACGAGCGGCTGACCCTTGAACCGGAATACCGGCGGGCGGCGTTGAATTCCCGCGCCATCGGCTGGTGGGCCTCTTCTGCCGCAGCCTCGGATTCTTCCGCTTCCTCTGCCGCCGCCTCCGCTCGCTGTGCCAGGATTTCATAGGCCGACCGCCGGTCCAGCGGATTGTCGTATTTCCCCGCCATGTCCGAATTTTTCAGCATTTCCTCCCGCTCCTGAACCGTAAGCGGTCCAAGCCGGGTACCTGGCGGGCGGATCAGCGT
It includes:
- a CDS encoding PAS domain-containing protein, with translation MIFGSRSGTEVPTGQDKVVSMNRFRKGGSQSPLRQAEAYWTALRRGDDVPSRSQIDPRGLENILSNTFILERIAPGIARFRLAGTLVNEMAGMEVRGMPVTAFFTTEARKQLSSAMEHMFETPAIIELELQIEAPRQRTPRDARMLLLPLRSDLGDISRVLGVLVADEGAAATSQRFSISSIEMRAVGKAPGAAGFKAKPRDSAADEGRDANQPNPGFAETQARFKPERSIMDEAKALLERSRAGKLGEPADTTAKAADPNEGKRKRASHLRLIVSRD
- a CDS encoding class II 3-deoxy-7-phosphoheptulonate synthase; translation: MSEWQKTDWRNKPRVQMPDYTDAAALNAVEAQLSKFPPLVFAGEARRLKQHIGAAGRGEAFLLQGGDCAESFDQFSADAIRDTFMVMLQMAMVLTYGAKVPVVKVGRMAGQFAKPRSAPTEIIDGVELPSYRGDIINELDFTSAARIPNPQKMLQAYTQAAATLNLLRAFSTGGFADMSRVHSWTLGFTDEQEVQKYSEIANRIQDTIDFMAAAGITADTTHEFSTVDFYTSHEGLLLEYEEALTRLDSTSGKWLAGSGHMIWIGDRTRQPDGAHVEFCRGVLNPIGLKCGPTTTAEDLKVLISRLNPENEEGKLTLIARFGAGKAGEHLPRLVKAVKEEGANVTWVCDPMHGNTIKSSTGYKTRPFDSVLREVRDFFGVHKAEGTIPGGVHFEMTGQDVTECTGGVRAVTDEDLSDRYHTACDPRLNASQSLELAFLVAEELSALRASQSTRQAG
- a CDS encoding GlxA family transcriptional regulator, whose translation is MQTPRKPADSGVDAGQPKRFVFVLLDKFTMLSYASAVECLRIANRMHGKDTYAWTLIGEGGETVTCSAGTTFNLDGDLSDLHRDDVVMLCSGIDVQDSTTKKLLAWLRREARKGLTIGGLCTASYTLAKAGLLDGKRATIHWENADSFAEEFDEVDLTKSVFVIDGNRLSTAGGTSSIDLMLKLIANDHGEELANAVADQLIYSSIRTDQDTQRLSIPTRIGVRHPKLSMVIQMMEANIEEPISPSVLAQDVGMSTRQLERLFRRYLNRSPKRYYMEIRLQKARNLLMQTDMSVINVALACGFASPSHFSKCYRAHYDTTPYRERGSKAATYKV
- a CDS encoding PQQ-dependent sugar dehydrogenase, whose product is MTVFTASYAEKLPSSQGDLSVTMMADGFDVPWAIDFLPDGSLLVTERDGQLLHVRAGRKQHVKGVPPVAAEGQGGLLDVMVPRDFTQSREVFLTFARRQGRGAGTALAVGRLSPDNTRLTDVRVLFEAAPGALGGRHFGARVVEARDGSLFTSLGERGDRPSAQNLRLHQGSVVRINRDGSVPAGNPFTGTQGAQPEIWSYGHRNPQGMALDLQGNLWVAEHGAKGGDEVNRVRKGANYGWPVISYGRHYSGGKIGEGTAKPGMEQPEWYWDPSIAPSGLMIYSGRMWPQWRGDIFVGSLKFDYISRLSGTPLIEAEQLRSGETGRIRDLQEAPDGSIWFASESEGAVYRLSR
- a CDS encoding ABC transporter substrate-binding protein, producing MKKLLMATAAAALTAGTAYAGGHAKEVKLGILFGFTGPIESLTPAMASGAELAMEEVTKSGKLLDSATVSSVRADNGCVDNGLAVANAEKIISEGVNGIVGGDCSGVTGAVLQNVAIPNGMVMISPSASSPGLSTMEDNGLFFRTTPSDARQGEIMADVLKERGVSSIALTYTNNDYGKGLADSIQSAFEASGGEVTIVAAHEDGKGDYSAEVGALASAGGDVLVVAGYLDQGGLGIIQGSLDSGAFDMFGLPDGMIGDSLPQNVGPDLDGSFGQIAGSDSEGSKVFAEMAKEAGFDGTSAYAPESYDAAALFLLAMQAANSTKPADYMGKILDVANGPGEPINPGELGKALEILAAGGEIDYQGATGVELIGPGESAGSYREVEVKGGKIETVKFR
- a CDS encoding ABC transporter ATP-binding protein, which translates into the protein MIVVEDLHKHFGGFHAVDGASLEIAKGSITGLIGPNGAGKTTLFNVIAGVLPPTFGRVTMDGEDITGLPPHELFHKGLLRTFQIAHEFSSMTCRENLMMVPGAQSGETLWNTWFGRKRIADEERALRAKADEVLEFLTISHIADLKAGQVSGGQKKLLELGRTMMVDAKIVFLDEVGAGVNRTLLYTIADAIKRLNEERGYTFVVIEHDMEFIGRLCDPVICMAEGKKLAEGTLDEIKANEQVIEAYLGTGLKNKDKLENT
- a CDS encoding ABC transporter ATP-binding protein — translated: MSEPFLIGDCMTGGYGKGPDILHDCTIAVNPGEIAVIVGPNGAGKSTAMKAVFGMLNVHSGTVRLGGEDITALSPQDRVVKGMGFVPQTSNIFTSMTVEENLEMGAFIRTDDFSGTIEQIYSLFPILRDKRSQPAGELSGGQRQQVAVGRALMTKPKVLMLDEPTAGVSPIVMDELFDRIIEVARTGLPVLMVEQNAKQALEIADKGYVLVQGRNAYSGTGKELLADPEVRKSFLGG
- a CDS encoding branched-chain amino acid ABC transporter permease; the encoded protein is MDLLNALVALTNFVFVPGLAYGSQLALGALGVTLIYGILRFSNFAHGDTMAFGAMVTILITWLFQSMGISFGVLPTALLALPFGILGTIGLALLTDRTVYRFYREQKAKPVIFVMVSLGVMFMMNGIVRFIIGPGDQRFADGERFIIKARAFKQMTGLNEGLAIKTTQGITVITAIIVVAALFWFLNKTRTGKSMRAYSDNEDLALLSGINPERVVMYTWMIVAALATIAGVLYGLDKSFKPFTYFQLLLPIFASAIVGGLGSPLGAIAGGFIIAFSEVTITYAWKKALTYGLPDSLAPDGLVQLLSTDYKFAVSFAILIVVLLFKPTGLFKGKAV
- a CDS encoding branched-chain amino acid ABC transporter permease; this encodes MTDTMKHTLLFVFVGVMILAEGMTDFLFFSGSWNSALVILNMGLISAIMAIGVNIQWGFAGLFNVGIMGFTALGGLAVVLTSTPVIPAAWSSGGVSILMALVMGAMTVVAGVMISKFMAPGKLRALVLAGMMIAGFFVYRAIFDPAVGAVEAINPALQGNIGGLGLPVLLAWPAGGLLAAGAAWLIGKTALGLRSDYLAIATLGIAEIILAVLKNEDWLSRGVKNVVGLPRPLPYEVDLQNDPGFVESAAGFGLDPVLASTIYVKAGYALMFTAVLLALLWMAQMALKSPWGRMMRAIRDNETAAEAMGKNVTRRHLQIFVLGSAICGIAGAMMTTLDSQLTPGTYNPLRFTFLIWVMVIVGGSGNNFGAVLGGMLIWFFWIKVEPMGILLMEAVTSGMAEGSALKAHLVESASHMRLFTMGLILLLVLRFSPRGLIPEK